A genomic region of Anaerolineae bacterium contains the following coding sequences:
- the trxB gene encoding thioredoxin-disulfide reductase, with protein MRKEKVIIIGSGPAGLTAALYAARANLNPLVLAGDLLGGQISLTSEVENYPGFPQGVSGAELVGLMKTQAERFGARLEYDSAVAVDFSKGSPFYLKTTMAEYEAEAVIVTVGASPRKLGVPGEAEFTGRGVSYCATCDGFFFRGKDVVVVGGGDSALEEGLFLTKFASKVTIIHRRDQLRAGATLQARAATNAKIGFIWDTVVTAIEGDGTVQRVRLHNRKTGEDSVLPTDGVFIFIGHDPNNSIFRDQLAMDQDGYVITDKQMRTSVEGVFAAGEIQDRLYRQIATSVGQGAAAAMMCERWLAERGS; from the coding sequence GTGCGTAAGGAAAAAGTGATCATCATCGGTTCTGGCCCTGCCGGGCTGACGGCGGCGCTCTATGCCGCACGAGCAAATCTCAATCCCCTGGTGCTGGCTGGAGACCTTCTGGGGGGCCAGATTTCGCTAACCAGCGAGGTGGAGAACTATCCCGGTTTTCCGCAGGGGGTGAGCGGGGCAGAACTGGTTGGGCTGATGAAAACGCAGGCTGAGCGCTTTGGCGCACGCCTTGAGTATGATTCGGCGGTGGCAGTCGATTTCAGCAAGGGATCGCCCTTCTACCTGAAGACCACCATGGCCGAGTATGAAGCGGAAGCGGTCATTGTGACGGTGGGCGCCTCTCCGCGCAAGTTAGGTGTGCCCGGCGAGGCAGAGTTCACCGGGCGCGGTGTCAGCTACTGCGCAACCTGCGACGGTTTCTTTTTCAGGGGGAAGGATGTCGTTGTAGTTGGCGGCGGCGATAGCGCGCTGGAGGAGGGCCTGTTTCTGACCAAGTTTGCCAGCAAGGTGACGATCATCCATCGGCGTGACCAGCTGCGGGCCGGGGCAACCCTGCAGGCGCGTGCGGCCACAAATGCGAAGATCGGCTTCATCTGGGATACGGTGGTGACAGCTATTGAGGGCGATGGTACCGTGCAGCGGGTGAGACTGCATAACCGCAAGACCGGCGAAGACAGCGTCCTGCCAACGGATGGCGTGTTTATCTTTATCGGCCACGATCCGAATAACTCGATTTTCAGGGATCAGCTGGCAATGGATCAGGACGGCTATGTCATCACCGACAAGCAGATGCGCACCAGTGTAGAGGGGGTTTTCGCGGCGGGCGAGATTCAGGATCGACTTTACCGCCAGATTGCGACATCGGTAGGGCAGGGTGCAGCGGCGGCGATGATGTGTGAGCGCTGGCTGGCCGAGCGCGGAAGTTGA
- a CDS encoding CpsD/CapB family tyrosine-protein kinase, with product MATVGLIMLAEPQSAAAEAYRALRTNLLFSTVDRPANTLVITGPTPEVGKSTVAANLAITLAQGGHETILVDCDLRQPRQHELWGVDNQRGLTTMMLDPAALAQPPLQSVNVEHLSILPGGPLPPNPADLLGSRRMDEVIGVLKARAEFVLFDAPPVLAVADAAILGSKVDGVLLVVRAGQTRRDQAIRAKELLDQVHIRIVGSVLTNAPRDAAVAGYYA from the coding sequence ATGGCTACCGTAGGCTTGATCATGCTCGCCGAGCCGCAGTCAGCTGCAGCTGAAGCGTACCGTGCGCTGCGGACGAACCTGCTGTTTTCTACCGTGGATCGCCCGGCCAATACCCTGGTGATCACTGGCCCGACGCCTGAGGTGGGCAAGAGTACTGTCGCCGCCAACCTGGCGATTACCCTGGCACAGGGTGGGCATGAAACCATTCTGGTGGACTGTGACCTTCGCCAGCCCCGGCAGCACGAGTTGTGGGGCGTGGATAACCAGCGCGGTCTGACAACGATGATGCTTGATCCGGCAGCTCTGGCGCAGCCGCCCCTGCAATCCGTCAACGTGGAACACCTGAGCATATTGCCCGGTGGCCCCTTGCCCCCTAATCCCGCCGATCTGCTGGGTAGCCGGCGGATGGATGAGGTGATTGGCGTGTTGAAGGCGCGGGCGGAGTTTGTCCTGTTTGATGCGCCGCCGGTGCTGGCAGTGGCCGATGCCGCGATTCTGGGTTCCAAAGTGGATGGTGTGCTGTTGGTCGTGCGGGCGGGGCAAACCCGGCGCGATCAGGCCATCCGGGCAAAGGAGTTGTTGGACCAGGTGCACATTCGAATCGTCGGCAGCGTGCTCACCAACGCTCCACGTGACGCGGCAGTGGCCGGTTACTATGCCTAG
- a CDS encoding glucose-1-phosphate thymidylyltransferase, giving the protein MKGLILSGGKGTRLYPLTYTRAKQLIPVANKPILFRVIEAIREAGITEIGIVIGDTGPEIREAVGDGSRWGATITYIQQEQPLGLAHAVKISRDFLGDERFVMFLGDNVIQGGIHRLITDFARHPEWNSQIVLTRVDHPEQYGVAKLTADGRVERLIEKPKTPPSDLALVGIYMFDSHIFEATEQISPSWRGELEITDAIQWLVDHGHTVYPYVHQGWWIDTGRPDDMLEANSKVLEELTPEILGFVDEQSDVDSRVTVQAGAQIINSTIRGPAIIGENTRIVNSYVGPFTSIYHNVVIENCEIDRSIILEHSVMRDIDVRVQDSLIGRHALVQRSDYRPRALKLNLGDYSKIGLV; this is encoded by the coding sequence ATGAAAGGTCTGATTCTGAGCGGCGGCAAGGGCACCCGGCTCTATCCGCTAACCTATACACGCGCCAAACAGTTGATCCCGGTCGCTAACAAGCCCATTCTCTTCCGGGTCATTGAGGCGATCCGTGAGGCAGGAATCACGGAGATCGGGATCGTCATCGGCGACACCGGGCCGGAAATCCGTGAAGCCGTCGGTGATGGCAGCCGCTGGGGAGCAACAATCACGTACATCCAGCAGGAGCAACCGCTTGGGTTGGCCCATGCCGTCAAAATCTCCCGGGACTTTCTGGGTGACGAGCGCTTTGTGATGTTCCTGGGCGACAACGTGATTCAGGGCGGGATACATCGCCTGATCACTGACTTTGCCCGGCATCCGGAATGGAACAGCCAGATCGTCCTGACCAGGGTGGATCATCCTGAGCAGTACGGCGTGGCCAAGCTGACGGCGGATGGCCGGGTTGAGCGCTTGATTGAAAAGCCCAAGACTCCGCCTTCCGACCTGGCGCTGGTCGGCATCTACATGTTTGACTCCCACATTTTCGAGGCAACCGAGCAGATCAGCCCATCCTGGCGCGGCGAACTGGAGATCACCGATGCGATCCAGTGGCTGGTCGATCACGGGCACACGGTCTACCCATACGTGCATCAGGGTTGGTGGATTGATACGGGACGCCCGGATGACATGCTGGAAGCGAATAGCAAGGTGCTGGAGGAACTGACGCCAGAAATTTTGGGATTCGTCGATGAGCAATCTGATGTTGACTCGCGGGTGACAGTTCAGGCGGGGGCGCAGATCATCAACAGCACCATTCGCGGCCCGGCGATCATCGGCGAAAACACGCGGATTGTGAACAGCTATGTCGGTCCCTTTACCAGCATCTACCATAATGTGGTCATTGAGAACTGCGAGATCGACCGTTCGATCATTCTGGAACACAGTGTGATGCGCGATATTGATGTGCGTGTCCAGGATAGCCTGATCGGGCGTCATGCCCTGGTGCAGCGCAGCGACTACCGCCCCAGGGCGCTTAAGCTGAACCTGGGCGATTACAGCAAGATCGGCCTGGTGTAG
- the rfbB gene encoding dTDP-glucose 4,6-dehydratase codes for MKNILVTGGAGFIGSAFVRYMIDTYPDYNVVVLDKLTYAGNLDNLLPVRDNPRYRFERADIADRAAVERIVEQHGIDTIVNFAAETHVDRSILQPDAFIYTDVVGVYVLLEMVRQKGVQRLLHVSTDEVYGDIPQGYSVETDPFAPNSPYAASKAGAELMIRAYFQTYGLNVVVTRGSNTFGPYQYPEKLMSLFITEAIDDRPLPLYGDGRQVRDWLYVLDHVTGIDTVLHKGIAGEAYNIAGENERPNIDVVRALLKELGKPESLIRHVADRPGHDRRYAMNCDKLRALGWRRQHSFKEALRETVAWYVHNEWWWRKIKTGEYLEYYKAQYASRLD; via the coding sequence ATGAAGAACATCCTCGTAACCGGCGGGGCGGGGTTCATCGGCAGCGCCTTTGTGCGCTACATGATCGACACCTATCCTGACTACAATGTCGTTGTTCTGGATAAACTGACCTACGCCGGCAACCTGGATAACCTGTTGCCAGTCCGGGACAATCCGCGTTACCGGTTTGAACGGGCAGACATTGCCGACCGCGCTGCCGTTGAACGCATCGTTGAGCAGCACGGGATCGATACGATTGTCAATTTCGCGGCGGAGACGCATGTCGACCGCAGCATTTTGCAGCCCGATGCTTTTATCTACACTGATGTGGTCGGTGTGTATGTGCTGCTGGAGATGGTGCGCCAGAAGGGAGTACAGCGCCTGCTGCATGTCAGTACTGATGAGGTCTACGGCGATATCCCGCAAGGATATTCGGTCGAGACTGATCCCTTTGCGCCAAACAGCCCCTATGCCGCTTCCAAGGCCGGGGCTGAACTGATGATCCGGGCTTACTTCCAGACTTACGGCCTCAACGTTGTGGTGACACGCGGGAGTAATACCTTTGGGCCATACCAGTACCCGGAAAAACTGATGTCGTTATTCATCACGGAAGCCATTGACGACCGGCCGCTGCCGCTCTACGGCGATGGCCGCCAGGTGCGAGACTGGCTCTACGTGCTGGATCATGTCACCGGCATCGACACGGTGCTGCATAAGGGCATAGCAGGCGAAGCCTACAATATCGCCGGCGAGAATGAACGGCCCAACATCGATGTAGTCCGGGCGCTGCTGAAGGAACTGGGTAAGCCGGAAAGCCTGATCCGCCATGTTGCCGACCGCCCCGGTCATGATCGCCGCTATGCGATGAACTGCGATAAGCTGCGCGCGCTGGGCTGGCGGCGTCAGCACAGCTTCAAAGAGGCACTGCGGGAAACCGTAGCTTGGTATGTCCATAACGAATGGTGGTGGCGCAAGATCAAAACCGGCGAATATCTGGAATACTATAAAGCGCAGTACGCCAGCCGCCTGGACTGA